Proteins encoded in a region of the Antedon mediterranea chromosome 2, ecAntMedi1.1, whole genome shotgun sequence genome:
- the LOC140040796 gene encoding uncharacterized protein isoform X22: protein MICFKVILITATFMSMVFAKPFMKAAEYNTEARYKLEVNFQDESDTVTAAAGSSTAAAAAVSTTAAAGDGKEVNFQDESDTVTAAAGSSTAAAAAVSTTAAAGDGKEVNFQDESDTVTAAAGSSTAAAAAASTTAAAGDGKEVNFQDESDTVTEAAGSSTAAAAAVSTTAAAGDGKEVNFQDESDTVTAAAGSSTAAAAAVSSTAAAGDGKEVNFQDESDTVTAAAGSSTAAAAAVSTTAAAGDGKEVNFQGESDTVTAAAGSSTAAAAVSTTAAAEVNFQDESDTVTAAAGSSTAAAAAASTTAAAGGSDELLLEALEMDGEFEY, encoded by the exons ctGCTGAGTATAATACAGAGGCAAGGTACAAACTCG AAGTAAATTTCCAAGATGAAAGCGACACTGTTACAGCAG cagCGGGCAGCTCCACTGCTGCAGcag CAGCGGTCAGCACCACTGCGGCAGCAG GAGACGGCAAAG AAGTAAATTTCCAAGATGAAAGCGACACTGTTACAGCAG cagCGGGCAGCTCCACTGCTGCAGcag CAGCGGTTAGCACCACTGCGGCAGCAG GAGACGGCAAAG AAGTAAATTTCCAAGATGAAAGCGACACTGTTACAGCAG cagCGGGCAGCTCCACTGCTGCAGCAG CAGCGGCCAGCACCACTGCGGCAGCAG GAGACGGCAAAG AAGTAAATTTCCAAGATGAAAGCGACACTGTTACAGAAG cagCGGGCAGCTCCACTGCTGCAGcag CAGCGGTCAGCACCACTGCGGCAGCAG GAGACGGCAAAG AAGTAAATTTCCAAGATGAAAGCGACACTGTTACAGCAG cagCGGGCAGCTCCACTGCTGCAGcag CAGCGGTCAGCAGCACTGCGGCAGCCG GAGACGGCAAAG AAGTAAATTTCCAAGATGAAAGCGACACTGTTACAGCAG cagCGGGCAGCTCCACTGCTGCAGCAG CAGCGGTTAGCACCACTGCGGCAGCAG GAGACGGCAAAG AAGTAAATTTCCAAGGTGAAAGCGACACTGTTACAGCAG cagCGGGCAGCTCCACTGCTGCAGcag CGGTTAGCACCACTGCGGCAGCAG AAGTAAATTTCCAAGATGAAAGCGACACTGTTACAGCAG cagCGGGCAGCTCCACTGCTGCAGCAG CAGCGGCCAGCACCACTGCAGCAGCAGGAG gcTCCGATGAGCTCCTTCTTGAGGCACTGGAAATGGATGGTGAATTCGAATATTAG
- the LOC140040796 gene encoding uncharacterized protein isoform X26 yields the protein MICFKVILITATFMSMVFAKPFMKAAEYNTEARYKLEVNFQDESDTVTAAAGSSTAAAAAVSTTAAAGDGKEVNFQDESDTVTAAAGSSTAAAAAVSTTAAAGDGKEVNFQDESDTVTAAAGSSTAAAAAVSTTAAAGDGKEVNFQDESDTVTAAAGSSTAAAAAVSSTAAAGDGKEVNFQDESDTVTAAAGSSTAAAAAVSTTAAAGDGKEVNFQGESDTVTAAAGSSTAAAAAVSTTAAAGDGKEVNFQDESDTVTAAAGSSTAAAAAASTTAAAGGSDELLLEALEMDGEFEY from the exons ctGCTGAGTATAATACAGAGGCAAGGTACAAACTCG AAGTAAATTTCCAAGATGAAAGCGACACTGTTACAGCAG cagCGGGCAGCTCCACTGCTGCAGcag CAGCGGTCAGCACCACTGCGGCAGCAG GAGACGGCAAAG AAGTAAATTTCCAAGATGAAAGCGACACTGTTACAGCAG cagCGGGCAGCTCCACTGCTGCAGcag CAGCGGTTAGCACCACTGCGGCAGCAG GAGACGGCAAAG AAGTAAATTTCCAAGATGAAAGCGACACTGTTACAGCAG cagCGGGCAGCTCCACTGCTGCAGCAG CAGCGGTCAGCACCACTGCGGCAGCAG GAGACGGCAAAG AAGTAAATTTCCAAGATGAAAGCGACACTGTTACAGCAG cagCGGGCAGCTCCACTGCTGCAGcag CAGCGGTCAGCAGCACTGCGGCAGCCG GAGACGGCAAAG AAGTAAATTTCCAAGATGAAAGCGACACTGTTACAGCAG cagCGGGCAGCTCCACTGCTGCAGCAG CAGCGGTTAGCACCACTGCGGCAGCAG GAGACGGCAAAG AAGTAAATTTCCAAGGTGAAAGCGACACTGTTACAGCAG cagCGGGCAGCTCCACTGCTGCAGcag CAGCGGTTAGCACCACTGCGGCAGCAG GAGACGGCAAAG AAGTAAATTTCCAAGATGAAAGCGACACTGTTACAGCAG cagCGGGCAGCTCCACTGCTGCAGCAG CAGCGGCCAGCACCACTGCAGCAGCAGGAG gcTCCGATGAGCTCCTTCTTGAGGCACTGGAAATGGATGGTGAATTCGAATATTAG
- the LOC140040796 gene encoding uncharacterized protein isoform X15 yields the protein MICFKVILITATFMSMVFAKPFMKAAEYNTEARYKLEVNFQDESDTVTAAGSSTAAAAVSTTAAAGDGKEVNFQDESDTVTAAAGSSTAAAAAVSTTAAAGDGKEVNFQDESDTVTAAAGSSTAAAAAASTTAAAGDGKEVNFQDESDTVTEAAGSSTAAAAAVSTTAAAGDGKEVNFQDESDTVTAAAGSSTAAAAAVSSTAAAGDGKEVNFQDESDTVTAAAGSSTAAAAAVSTTAAAGDGKEVNFQGESDTVTAAAGSSTAAAAAVSTTAAAGDGKEVNFQDESDTVTAAAGSSTAAAAAASTTAAAGGSDELLLEALEMDGEFEY from the exons ctGCTGAGTATAATACAGAGGCAAGGTACAAACTCG AAGTAAATTTCCAAGATGAAAGCGACACTGTTACAGCAG CGGGCAGCTCCACTGCTGCAGcag CGGTCAGCACCACTGCGGCAGCAG GAGACGGCAAAG AAGTAAATTTCCAAGATGAAAGCGACACTGTTACAGCAG cagCGGGCAGCTCCACTGCTGCAGcag CAGCGGTTAGCACCACTGCGGCAGCAG GAGACGGCAAAG AAGTAAATTTCCAAGATGAAAGCGACACTGTTACAGCAG cagCGGGCAGCTCCACTGCTGCAGCAG CAGCGGCCAGCACCACTGCGGCAGCAG GAGACGGCAAAG AAGTAAATTTCCAAGATGAAAGCGACACTGTTACAGAAG cagCGGGCAGCTCCACTGCTGCAGcag CAGCGGTCAGCACCACTGCGGCAGCAG GAGACGGCAAAG AAGTAAATTTCCAAGATGAAAGCGACACTGTTACAGCAG cagCGGGCAGCTCCACTGCTGCAGcag CAGCGGTCAGCAGCACTGCGGCAGCCG GAGACGGCAAAG AAGTAAATTTCCAAGATGAAAGCGACACTGTTACAGCAG cagCGGGCAGCTCCACTGCTGCAGCAG CAGCGGTTAGCACCACTGCGGCAGCAG GAGACGGCAAAG AAGTAAATTTCCAAGGTGAAAGCGACACTGTTACAGCAG cagCGGGCAGCTCCACTGCTGCAGcag CAGCGGTTAGCACCACTGCGGCAGCAG GAGACGGCAAAG AAGTAAATTTCCAAGATGAAAGCGACACTGTTACAGCAG cagCGGGCAGCTCCACTGCTGCAGCAG CAGCGGCCAGCACCACTGCAGCAGCAGGAG gcTCCGATGAGCTCCTTCTTGAGGCACTGGAAATGGATGGTGAATTCGAATATTAG
- the LOC140040796 gene encoding uncharacterized protein isoform X24, with amino-acid sequence MICFKVILITATFMSMVFAKPFMKAAEYNTEARYKLEVNFQDESDTVTAAGSSTAAAAAVSTTAAAEVNFQDESDTVTAAAGSSTAAAAAVSTTAAAGDGKEVNFQDESDTVTAAAGSSTAAAAAASTTAAAGDGKEVNFQDESDTVTEAAGSSTAAAAAVSTTAAAGDGKEVNFQDESDTVTAAAGSSTAAAAAVSSTAAAGDGKEVNFQDESDTVTAAAGSSTAAAAAVSTTAAAGDGKEVNFQGESDTVTAAAGSSTAAAAAVSTTAAAGDGKEVNFQDESDTVTAAAGSSTAAAAAASTTAAAGGSDELLLEALEMDGEFEY; translated from the exons ctGCTGAGTATAATACAGAGGCAAGGTACAAACTCG AAGTAAATTTCCAAGATGAAAGCGACACTGTTACAGCAG CGGGCAGCTCCACTGCTGCAGcag CAGCGGTCAGCACCACTGCGGCAGCAG AAGTAAATTTCCAAGATGAAAGCGACACTGTTACAGCAG cagCGGGCAGCTCCACTGCTGCAGcag CAGCGGTTAGCACCACTGCGGCAGCAG GAGACGGCAAAG AAGTAAATTTCCAAGATGAAAGCGACACTGTTACAGCAG cagCGGGCAGCTCCACTGCTGCAGCAG CAGCGGCCAGCACCACTGCGGCAGCAG GAGACGGCAAAG AAGTAAATTTCCAAGATGAAAGCGACACTGTTACAGAAG cagCGGGCAGCTCCACTGCTGCAGcag CAGCGGTCAGCACCACTGCGGCAGCAG GAGACGGCAAAG AAGTAAATTTCCAAGATGAAAGCGACACTGTTACAGCAG cagCGGGCAGCTCCACTGCTGCAGcag CAGCGGTCAGCAGCACTGCGGCAGCCG GAGACGGCAAAG AAGTAAATTTCCAAGATGAAAGCGACACTGTTACAGCAG cagCGGGCAGCTCCACTGCTGCAGCAG CAGCGGTTAGCACCACTGCGGCAGCAG GAGACGGCAAAG AAGTAAATTTCCAAGGTGAAAGCGACACTGTTACAGCAG cagCGGGCAGCTCCACTGCTGCAGcag CAGCGGTTAGCACCACTGCGGCAGCAG GAGACGGCAAAG AAGTAAATTTCCAAGATGAAAGCGACACTGTTACAGCAG cagCGGGCAGCTCCACTGCTGCAGCAG CAGCGGCCAGCACCACTGCAGCAGCAGGAG gcTCCGATGAGCTCCTTCTTGAGGCACTGGAAATGGATGGTGAATTCGAATATTAG
- the LOC140040796 gene encoding uncharacterized protein isoform X32 codes for MICFKVILITATFMSMVFAKPFMKAAEYNTEARYKLEVNFQDESDTVTAAAGSSTAAAAAVSTTAAAGDGKEVNFQDESDTVTAAAGSSTAAAAAVSTTAAAGDGKEVNFQDESDTVTAAAGSSTAAAAAASTTAAAGDGKEVNFQDESDTVTEAAGSSTAAAAAVSTTAAAGDGKEVNFQDESDTVTAAAGSSTAAAAAVSSTAAAGDGKEVNFQDESDTVTAAAGSSTAAAAAVSTTAAAEVNFQDESDTVTAAAGSSTAAAAAASTTAAAGGSDELLLEALEMDGEFEY; via the exons ctGCTGAGTATAATACAGAGGCAAGGTACAAACTCG AAGTAAATTTCCAAGATGAAAGCGACACTGTTACAGCAG cagCGGGCAGCTCCACTGCTGCAGcag CAGCGGTCAGCACCACTGCGGCAGCAG GAGACGGCAAAG AAGTAAATTTCCAAGATGAAAGCGACACTGTTACAGCAG cagCGGGCAGCTCCACTGCTGCAGcag CAGCGGTTAGCACCACTGCGGCAGCAG GAGACGGCAAAG AAGTAAATTTCCAAGATGAAAGCGACACTGTTACAGCAG cagCGGGCAGCTCCACTGCTGCAGCAG CAGCGGCCAGCACCACTGCGGCAGCAG GAGACGGCAAAG AAGTAAATTTCCAAGATGAAAGCGACACTGTTACAGAAG cagCGGGCAGCTCCACTGCTGCAGcag CAGCGGTCAGCACCACTGCGGCAGCAG GAGACGGCAAAG AAGTAAATTTCCAAGATGAAAGCGACACTGTTACAGCAG cagCGGGCAGCTCCACTGCTGCAGcag CAGCGGTCAGCAGCACTGCGGCAGCCG GAGACGGCAAAG AAGTAAATTTCCAAGATGAAAGCGACACTGTTACAGCAG cagCGGGCAGCTCCACTGCTGCAGCAG CAGCGGTTAGCACCACTGCGGCAGCAG AAGTAAATTTCCAAGATGAAAGCGACACTGTTACAGCAG cagCGGGCAGCTCCACTGCTGCAGCAG CAGCGGCCAGCACCACTGCAGCAGCAGGAG gcTCCGATGAGCTCCTTCTTGAGGCACTGGAAATGGATGGTGAATTCGAATATTAG
- the LOC140040796 gene encoding uncharacterized protein isoform X17, with protein sequence MICFKVILITATFMSMVFAKPFMKAAEYNTEARYKLEVNFQDESDTVTAAAGSSTAAAAAVSTTAAAGDGKEVNFQDESDTVTAAAGSSTAAAAAVSTTAAAGDGKEVNFQDESDTVTAAAGSSTAAAAAASTTAAAEVNFQDESDTVTEAAGSSTAAAAAVSTTAAAGDGKEVNFQDESDTVTAAAGSSTAAAAAVSSTAAAGDGKEVNFQDESDTVTAAAGSSTAAAAAVSTTAAAGDGKEVNFQGESDTVTAAAGSSTAAAAAVSTTAAAGDGKEVNFQDESDTVTAAAGSSTAAAAAASTTAAAGGSDELLLEALEMDGEFEY encoded by the exons ctGCTGAGTATAATACAGAGGCAAGGTACAAACTCG AAGTAAATTTCCAAGATGAAAGCGACACTGTTACAGCAG cagCGGGCAGCTCCACTGCTGCAGcag CAGCGGTCAGCACCACTGCGGCAGCAG GAGACGGCAAAG AAGTAAATTTCCAAGATGAAAGCGACACTGTTACAGCAG cagCGGGCAGCTCCACTGCTGCAGcag CAGCGGTTAGCACCACTGCGGCAGCAG GAGACGGCAAAG AAGTAAATTTCCAAGATGAAAGCGACACTGTTACAGCAG cagCGGGCAGCTCCACTGCTGCAGCAG CAGCGGCCAGCACCACTGCGGCAGCAG AAGTAAATTTCCAAGATGAAAGCGACACTGTTACAGAAG cagCGGGCAGCTCCACTGCTGCAGcag CAGCGGTCAGCACCACTGCGGCAGCAG GAGACGGCAAAG AAGTAAATTTCCAAGATGAAAGCGACACTGTTACAGCAG cagCGGGCAGCTCCACTGCTGCAGcag CAGCGGTCAGCAGCACTGCGGCAGCCG GAGACGGCAAAG AAGTAAATTTCCAAGATGAAAGCGACACTGTTACAGCAG cagCGGGCAGCTCCACTGCTGCAGCAG CAGCGGTTAGCACCACTGCGGCAGCAG GAGACGGCAAAG AAGTAAATTTCCAAGGTGAAAGCGACACTGTTACAGCAG cagCGGGCAGCTCCACTGCTGCAGcag CAGCGGTTAGCACCACTGCGGCAGCAG GAGACGGCAAAG AAGTAAATTTCCAAGATGAAAGCGACACTGTTACAGCAG cagCGGGCAGCTCCACTGCTGCAGCAG CAGCGGCCAGCACCACTGCAGCAGCAGGAG gcTCCGATGAGCTCCTTCTTGAGGCACTGGAAATGGATGGTGAATTCGAATATTAG
- the LOC140040796 gene encoding uncharacterized protein isoform X2 yields the protein MICFKVILITATFMSMVFAKPFMKAAEYNTEARYKLEVNFQDESDTVTAAAGSSTAAAAAVSTTAAAGDGKEVNFQDESDTVTAAAGSSTAAAAAVSTTAAAGDGKEVNFQDESDTVTAAAGSSTAAAAASTTAAAGDGKEVNFQDESDTVTEAAGSSTAAAAAVSTTAAAGDGKEVNFQDESDTVTAAAGSSTAAAAAVSSTAAAGDGKEVNFQDESDTVTAAAGSSTAAAAAVSTTAAAGDGKEVNFQGESDTVTAAAGSSTAAAAAVSTTAAAGDGKEVNFQDESDTVTAAAGSSTAAAAAASTTAAAGGSDELLLEALEMDGEFEY from the exons ctGCTGAGTATAATACAGAGGCAAGGTACAAACTCG AAGTAAATTTCCAAGATGAAAGCGACACTGTTACAGCAG cagCGGGCAGCTCCACTGCTGCAGcag CAGCGGTCAGCACCACTGCGGCAGCAG GAGACGGCAAAG AAGTAAATTTCCAAGATGAAAGCGACACTGTTACAGCAG cagCGGGCAGCTCCACTGCTGCAGcag CAGCGGTTAGCACCACTGCGGCAGCAG GAGACGGCAAAG AAGTAAATTTCCAAGATGAAAGCGACACTGTTACAGCAG cagCGGGCAGCTCCACTGCTGCAGCAG CGGCCAGCACCACTGCGGCAGCAG GAGACGGCAAAG AAGTAAATTTCCAAGATGAAAGCGACACTGTTACAGAAG cagCGGGCAGCTCCACTGCTGCAGcag CAGCGGTCAGCACCACTGCGGCAGCAG GAGACGGCAAAG AAGTAAATTTCCAAGATGAAAGCGACACTGTTACAGCAG cagCGGGCAGCTCCACTGCTGCAGcag CAGCGGTCAGCAGCACTGCGGCAGCCG GAGACGGCAAAG AAGTAAATTTCCAAGATGAAAGCGACACTGTTACAGCAG cagCGGGCAGCTCCACTGCTGCAGCAG CAGCGGTTAGCACCACTGCGGCAGCAG GAGACGGCAAAG AAGTAAATTTCCAAGGTGAAAGCGACACTGTTACAGCAG cagCGGGCAGCTCCACTGCTGCAGcag CAGCGGTTAGCACCACTGCGGCAGCAG GAGACGGCAAAG AAGTAAATTTCCAAGATGAAAGCGACACTGTTACAGCAG cagCGGGCAGCTCCACTGCTGCAGCAG CAGCGGCCAGCACCACTGCAGCAGCAGGAG gcTCCGATGAGCTCCTTCTTGAGGCACTGGAAATGGATGGTGAATTCGAATATTAG
- the LOC140040796 gene encoding uncharacterized protein isoform X3 — MICFKVILITATFMSMVFAKPFMKAAEYNTEARYKLEVNFQDESDTVTAAAGSSTAAAAAVSTTAAAGDGKEVNFQDESDTVTAAAGSSTAAAAAVSTTAAAGDGKEVNFQDESDTVTAAGSSTAAAAAASTTAAAGDGKEVNFQDESDTVTEAAGSSTAAAAAVSTTAAAGDGKEVNFQDESDTVTAAAGSSTAAAAAVSSTAAAGDGKEVNFQDESDTVTAAAGSSTAAAAAVSTTAAAGDGKEVNFQGESDTVTAAAGSSTAAAAAVSTTAAAGDGKEVNFQDESDTVTAAAGSSTAAAAAASTTAAAGGSDELLLEALEMDGEFEY; from the exons ctGCTGAGTATAATACAGAGGCAAGGTACAAACTCG AAGTAAATTTCCAAGATGAAAGCGACACTGTTACAGCAG cagCGGGCAGCTCCACTGCTGCAGcag CAGCGGTCAGCACCACTGCGGCAGCAG GAGACGGCAAAG AAGTAAATTTCCAAGATGAAAGCGACACTGTTACAGCAG cagCGGGCAGCTCCACTGCTGCAGcag CAGCGGTTAGCACCACTGCGGCAGCAG GAGACGGCAAAG AAGTAAATTTCCAAGATGAAAGCGACACTGTTACAGCAG CGGGCAGCTCCACTGCTGCAGCAG CAGCGGCCAGCACCACTGCGGCAGCAG GAGACGGCAAAG AAGTAAATTTCCAAGATGAAAGCGACACTGTTACAGAAG cagCGGGCAGCTCCACTGCTGCAGcag CAGCGGTCAGCACCACTGCGGCAGCAG GAGACGGCAAAG AAGTAAATTTCCAAGATGAAAGCGACACTGTTACAGCAG cagCGGGCAGCTCCACTGCTGCAGcag CAGCGGTCAGCAGCACTGCGGCAGCCG GAGACGGCAAAG AAGTAAATTTCCAAGATGAAAGCGACACTGTTACAGCAG cagCGGGCAGCTCCACTGCTGCAGCAG CAGCGGTTAGCACCACTGCGGCAGCAG GAGACGGCAAAG AAGTAAATTTCCAAGGTGAAAGCGACACTGTTACAGCAG cagCGGGCAGCTCCACTGCTGCAGcag CAGCGGTTAGCACCACTGCGGCAGCAG GAGACGGCAAAG AAGTAAATTTCCAAGATGAAAGCGACACTGTTACAGCAG cagCGGGCAGCTCCACTGCTGCAGCAG CAGCGGCCAGCACCACTGCAGCAGCAGGAG gcTCCGATGAGCTCCTTCTTGAGGCACTGGAAATGGATGGTGAATTCGAATATTAG
- the LOC140040796 gene encoding uncharacterized protein isoform X6, which yields MICFKVILITATFMSMVFAKPFMKAAEYNTEARYKLEVNFQDESDTVTAAAGSSTAAAAAVSTTAAAGDGKEVNFQDESDTVTAAAGSSTAAAAAVSTTAAAGDGKEVNFQDESDTVTAAAGSSTAAAAAASTTAAAGDGKEVNFQDESDTVTEAAGSSTAAAAAVSTTAAAGDGKEVNFQDESDTVTAAAGSSTAAAAAVSSTAAAGDGKEVNFQDESDTVTAAAGSSTAAAAVSTTAAAGDGKEVNFQGESDTVTAAAGSSTAAAAAVSTTAAAGDGKEVNFQDESDTVTAAAGSSTAAAAAASTTAAAGGSDELLLEALEMDGEFEY from the exons ctGCTGAGTATAATACAGAGGCAAGGTACAAACTCG AAGTAAATTTCCAAGATGAAAGCGACACTGTTACAGCAG cagCGGGCAGCTCCACTGCTGCAGcag CAGCGGTCAGCACCACTGCGGCAGCAG GAGACGGCAAAG AAGTAAATTTCCAAGATGAAAGCGACACTGTTACAGCAG cagCGGGCAGCTCCACTGCTGCAGcag CAGCGGTTAGCACCACTGCGGCAGCAG GAGACGGCAAAG AAGTAAATTTCCAAGATGAAAGCGACACTGTTACAGCAG cagCGGGCAGCTCCACTGCTGCAGCAG CAGCGGCCAGCACCACTGCGGCAGCAG GAGACGGCAAAG AAGTAAATTTCCAAGATGAAAGCGACACTGTTACAGAAG cagCGGGCAGCTCCACTGCTGCAGcag CAGCGGTCAGCACCACTGCGGCAGCAG GAGACGGCAAAG AAGTAAATTTCCAAGATGAAAGCGACACTGTTACAGCAG cagCGGGCAGCTCCACTGCTGCAGcag CAGCGGTCAGCAGCACTGCGGCAGCCG GAGACGGCAAAG AAGTAAATTTCCAAGATGAAAGCGACACTGTTACAGCAG cagCGGGCAGCTCCACTGCTGCAGCAG CGGTTAGCACCACTGCGGCAGCAG GAGACGGCAAAG AAGTAAATTTCCAAGGTGAAAGCGACACTGTTACAGCAG cagCGGGCAGCTCCACTGCTGCAGcag CAGCGGTTAGCACCACTGCGGCAGCAG GAGACGGCAAAG AAGTAAATTTCCAAGATGAAAGCGACACTGTTACAGCAG cagCGGGCAGCTCCACTGCTGCAGCAG CAGCGGCCAGCACCACTGCAGCAGCAGGAG gcTCCGATGAGCTCCTTCTTGAGGCACTGGAAATGGATGGTGAATTCGAATATTAG
- the LOC140040796 gene encoding uncharacterized protein isoform X25, translated as MICFKVILITATFMSMVFAKPFMKAAEYNTEARYKLEVNFQDESDTVTAAAGSSTAAAAAVSTTAAAGDGKEVNFQDESDTVTAAAGSSTAAAAAVSTTAAAGDGKEVNFQDESDTVTAAAGSSTAAAAAASTTAAAGDGKEVNFQDESDTVTEAAGSSTAAAAAVSTTAAAGDGKEVNFQDESDTVTAAAGSSTAAAAAVSSTAAAGDGKEVNFQDESDTVTAAAGSSTAAAAAVSTTAAAGDGKEVNFQGESDTVTAAAGSSTAAAAAVSTTAAAGDGKEVNFQDESDTVTAAGSSTAAAAAASTTAAAGEINLGVPMAFPAGR; from the exons ctGCTGAGTATAATACAGAGGCAAGGTACAAACTCG AAGTAAATTTCCAAGATGAAAGCGACACTGTTACAGCAG cagCGGGCAGCTCCACTGCTGCAGcag CAGCGGTCAGCACCACTGCGGCAGCAG GAGACGGCAAAG AAGTAAATTTCCAAGATGAAAGCGACACTGTTACAGCAG cagCGGGCAGCTCCACTGCTGCAGcag CAGCGGTTAGCACCACTGCGGCAGCAG GAGACGGCAAAG AAGTAAATTTCCAAGATGAAAGCGACACTGTTACAGCAG cagCGGGCAGCTCCACTGCTGCAGCAG CAGCGGCCAGCACCACTGCGGCAGCAG GAGACGGCAAAG AAGTAAATTTCCAAGATGAAAGCGACACTGTTACAGAAG cagCGGGCAGCTCCACTGCTGCAGcag CAGCGGTCAGCACCACTGCGGCAGCAG GAGACGGCAAAG AAGTAAATTTCCAAGATGAAAGCGACACTGTTACAGCAG cagCGGGCAGCTCCACTGCTGCAGcag CAGCGGTCAGCAGCACTGCGGCAGCCG GAGACGGCAAAG AAGTAAATTTCCAAGATGAAAGCGACACTGTTACAGCAG cagCGGGCAGCTCCACTGCTGCAGCAG CAGCGGTTAGCACCACTGCGGCAGCAG GAGACGGCAAAG AAGTAAATTTCCAAGGTGAAAGCGACACTGTTACAGCAG cagCGGGCAGCTCCACTGCTGCAGcag CAGCGGTTAGCACCACTGCGGCAGCAG GAGACGGCAAAG AAGTAAATTTCCAAGATGAAAGCGACACTGTTACAGCAG CGGGCAGCTCCACTGCTGCAGCAG CAGCGGCCAGCACCACTGCAGCAGCAGGAG AAATAAACTTAGGAGTTCCGATGGCATTTCCTGCTGGTCGATAG
- the LOC140040796 gene encoding uncharacterized protein isoform X20, with translation MICFKVILITATFMSMVFAKPFMKAAEYNTEARYKLEVNFQDESDTVTAAAGSSTAAAAAVSTTAAAGDGKEVNFQDESDTVTAAAGSSTAAAAAVSTTAAAGDGKEVNFQDESDTVTAAAGSSTAAAAAASTTAAAGDGKEVNFQDESDTVTEAAGSSTAAAAAVSTTAAAGDGKEVNFQDESDTVTAAAGSSTAAAAAVSSTAAAGDGKEVNFQDESDTVTAAAGSSTAAAAAVSTTAAAGDGKEVNFQGESDTVTAAAGSSTAAAAAVSTTAAAGDGKEVNFQDESDTVTAAAGSSTAAAAAASTTAAAGEINLGVPMAFPAGR, from the exons ctGCTGAGTATAATACAGAGGCAAGGTACAAACTCG AAGTAAATTTCCAAGATGAAAGCGACACTGTTACAGCAG cagCGGGCAGCTCCACTGCTGCAGcag CAGCGGTCAGCACCACTGCGGCAGCAG GAGACGGCAAAG AAGTAAATTTCCAAGATGAAAGCGACACTGTTACAGCAG cagCGGGCAGCTCCACTGCTGCAGcag CAGCGGTTAGCACCACTGCGGCAGCAG GAGACGGCAAAG AAGTAAATTTCCAAGATGAAAGCGACACTGTTACAGCAG cagCGGGCAGCTCCACTGCTGCAGCAG CAGCGGCCAGCACCACTGCGGCAGCAG GAGACGGCAAAG AAGTAAATTTCCAAGATGAAAGCGACACTGTTACAGAAG cagCGGGCAGCTCCACTGCTGCAGcag CAGCGGTCAGCACCACTGCGGCAGCAG GAGACGGCAAAG AAGTAAATTTCCAAGATGAAAGCGACACTGTTACAGCAG cagCGGGCAGCTCCACTGCTGCAGcag CAGCGGTCAGCAGCACTGCGGCAGCCG GAGACGGCAAAG AAGTAAATTTCCAAGATGAAAGCGACACTGTTACAGCAG cagCGGGCAGCTCCACTGCTGCAGCAG CAGCGGTTAGCACCACTGCGGCAGCAG GAGACGGCAAAG AAGTAAATTTCCAAGGTGAAAGCGACACTGTTACAGCAG cagCGGGCAGCTCCACTGCTGCAGcag CAGCGGTTAGCACCACTGCGGCAGCAG GAGACGGCAAAG AAGTAAATTTCCAAGATGAAAGCGACACTGTTACAGCAG cagCGGGCAGCTCCACTGCTGCAGCAG CAGCGGCCAGCACCACTGCAGCAGCAGGAG AAATAAACTTAGGAGTTCCGATGGCATTTCCTGCTGGTCGATAG